From bacterium, the proteins below share one genomic window:
- a CDS encoding DUF721 domain-containing protein, with protein MVGYTRPEHIKSIVDDIISRIKEKESKKKRVKIGEYIAETLGAQSREHVEVRELRRGSLYISVDNSAWLQELSLMKQDLMNSINVKFKEALVKEIKIKLSNG; from the coding sequence GTGGTCGGGTATACTAGACCAGAACATATAAAGAGTATTGTTGATGATATAATATCTAGGATAAAAGAAAAAGAAAGCAAGAAAAAGAGAGTAAAAATAGGAGAATATATAGCTGAAACTTTAGGAGCGCAAAGCAGGGAGCATGTAGAGGTGCGCGAGTTAAGGAGGGGAAGTTTATATATAAGCGTTGATAACTCAGCATGGCTTCAAGAATTGAGCTTAATGAAACAGGATTTAATGAATAGTATTAATGTGAAATTTAAAGAGGCTCTTGTAAAAGAGATAAAGATTAAACTAAGCAATGGCTAA